Proteins encoded by one window of Babylonia areolata isolate BAREFJ2019XMU chromosome 8, ASM4173473v1, whole genome shotgun sequence:
- the LOC143284764 gene encoding ADP-ribosylarginine hydrolase Tri1-like, with product MAVRRKDGRGKLKQDDALSRRFSPYKVMHREARRTYDRIFATVYGQCVGDALGLLTENLTKEECKRVYGGVSAKLELVHRKLRQDTHRSRWELYDWTDETDQMILILQSIVGNRGQVVPKDFGRRILDWSDNGFPELKDRCGPGLDTATKAVLAHPQFSETPQQAAEIVWRNSGCVNATNTAVARTSVLGLHYYTAHSKVMHNALEICNTTHPDPRCHASVVAVTTAITLMMQRDEKHLKKNGDFAVDAIITDCFTYATRCLLGRYPEIKELKRHMFASSLKDLQLNEVGRTNFTLKTVGAAFWAFRQKDFRSAIQDIVMEGGDADANAAVAGALLGCKLGLSAIPHSWIESLVNRRWLDGLMEEYLNMMERGQAKPKVETTV from the exons gtgaTGCACAGAGAAGCAAGGAGAACATATGACAGAATTTTTGCTACTGTATATGGTCAGTGTGTTGGAGATGCTCTGGGTTTGCTGACTGAAAATCTCACCAAAGAAGAATGCAAAAGG GTCTATGGTGGCGTGAGTGCCAAGTTGGAACTGGTTCACCGAAAGCTTCGTCAGGATACACACCGCAGTCGCTGGGAACTGTATGATTGGACAGATGAAACAGATCAGATGATTCTGATCTTGCAGTCCATTGTTGGAAATCGAGGACAG GTTGTTCCCAAGGACTTTGGTCGGCGGATCCTGGACTGGAGTGACAATGGGTTCCCGGAGCTGAAGGACAGGTGTGGGCCGGGCCTGGACACTGCCACTAAAGCTGTGCTCGCACACCCACAGTTCTCCGAGACACCTCAGCAG GCGGCAGAGATAGTGTGGAGGAACTCTGGCTGTGTGAACGCCACCAACACTGCAGTGGCACGCACGTCGGTACTGGGTCTGCATTACTACACTGCTCACTCCAAGGTCATGCACAACGCTCTGGAGATCTGCAACACCACGCACCCtgaccccag ATGCCATGCATCAGTGGTGGCGGTGACCACAGCAATCACCCTGATGATGCAGAGAGACGAGAAACACCTGAAGAAGAACGGCGACTTTGCTGTGGATGCCATCATCACAGACTGCTTCACTTACGCCACACGCTGCCTTCTGGGCAGGTATCCAGAG ATCAAGGAGCTGAAGCGTCACATGTTTGCGTCGTCGCTCAAAGACCTTCAGCTGAATGAAGTGGGCAGGACCAACTTCACCTTGAAAACTGTGGGAGCAGCTTTCTGGGCCTTCCGACAGAAAGACTTCCGTTCTGCTATACAGGACATTGTGATGGAG GGAGGAGATGCTGATGCCAACGCTGCTGTGGCTGGGGCCCTGTTGGGGTGCAAGCTGGGATTGTCGGCTATCCCCCATTCCTGGATTGAATCTTTGGTCAACAGGAGATGGCTGGATGGTCTGATGGAAGA GTACTTGAACATGATGGAGCGAGGCCAAGCCAAACCAAAGGTGGAGACCACTGTATGA
- the LOC143284765 gene encoding uncharacterized protein LOC143284765 has translation MQLLYHLQQSKILKHVSTRWLSAGKCLPLLIDNWNALYSFFKAEEKNAVGSIEQEKTKMLRKTFQSPTNRLYCMFLLDVIKVSEVVNTAASHESKP, from the coding sequence ATGCAGCTACTGTATCACCTGCAGCAGAGCAAGATCCTCAAGCATGTCTCAACCAGATGGCTGAGTGCTGGCAAGTGCCTCCCGCTACTCATAGACAACTGGAATGCTTTGTACAGTTTCTTCAAGGCAGAGGAAAAGAATGCTGTTGGCTCCATCGAACAAGAAAAGACCAAAATGCTCAGGAAAACCTTCCAGTCACCAACCAACAGGCTGTACTGCATGTTTCTTCTGGATGTGATCAAGGTCTCTGAGGTTGTCAACACAGCTGCGTCTCATGAAAGCAAGCCTTGA